The Dyella caseinilytica genome has a window encoding:
- a CDS encoding adenylate kinase, which yields MRLVLLGAPGSGKGTQAARLRAELGVPHISTGDMLRAAVKAGTPLGLKAKEVMDAGRLVSDDILLGMLEERLAEADAKSGFILDGYPRNLAQADALDHLLTKIGQPLDAVVKLEVPNEIIIKRCEIRFAAEHRKDDDPAVVRDRLKVYAEQTAPVADFYIRRGKLQVVDGVGELDDVTARVKRALSNEAAAANG from the coding sequence ATGCGACTTGTCCTCCTTGGTGCGCCCGGTTCGGGCAAGGGTACCCAGGCAGCCCGGCTCAGGGCCGAACTGGGCGTGCCGCACATCTCGACCGGCGACATGCTGCGTGCCGCCGTCAAAGCCGGTACCCCGCTTGGCCTGAAGGCCAAAGAGGTGATGGACGCGGGCCGGCTGGTGTCGGACGACATCCTGCTTGGCATGCTGGAAGAGCGTCTGGCCGAAGCTGACGCCAAGTCCGGCTTCATCCTCGACGGCTATCCGCGCAACCTAGCGCAGGCCGATGCGCTGGATCACCTGCTCACCAAGATCGGGCAGCCGTTGGATGCGGTGGTGAAGCTCGAAGTGCCGAACGAGATCATCATCAAGCGTTGCGAGATCCGTTTTGCCGCGGAACATCGCAAGGACGATGATCCGGCGGTCGTTCGCGACCGTCTTAAGGTCTACGCAGAGCAGACCGCGCCCGTTGCCGATTTTTATATCCGCCGCGGCAAGCTGCAGGTGGTCGATGGCGTGGGCGAGCTGGATGATGTGACGGCGCGCGTGAAGCGTGCGCTGTCGAACGAGGCGGCAGCGGCTAACGGCTGA
- the mpl gene encoding UDP-N-acetylmuramate:L-alanyl-gamma-D-glutamyl-meso-diaminopimelate ligase, with protein MRLHILGICGTFMGGVAALARELGETVEGSDANVYPPMSTQLESLGIELMQGYKAEYLQPAPDLVVVGNAMVRGNPAVEYMLDQRLRYISGPQWLGERLLADREVLAVAGTHGKTTTTSLLAHLLDSARLDPGFLIGGVPGNFGISARLGQGRHFVIEADEYDSAFFDKRSKFVHYRPRIAILNNLEYDHADIFPDVAAIQRQFHHLVRTVPGNGRLIVNAHDAYLAEVLAMGCWTPVETFGIGKGDWQATLIVADGSHFSVRHNGESIGEVRWSLLGDHNVMNALAALAAATAAGADPRTLLPAFASFESVKRRMELVGDIGGVRVYDDFAHHPTAIATTLAGLRAKVGKARILVALEPRSNSMRLGAHAAGLAPSLNDADAVVFLHRPELPWDAKRVTDALDGRAGTAPTVDALLAALKAQTRPGDHVVFMSNGGFENAPRRFVAALDDTAR; from the coding sequence ATGCGTCTTCATATCCTCGGCATCTGCGGCACCTTCATGGGCGGCGTTGCCGCACTGGCGCGCGAACTCGGTGAGACCGTAGAGGGCTCAGACGCCAACGTCTACCCGCCGATGAGCACACAGCTCGAATCGCTCGGCATCGAGTTGATGCAAGGCTACAAGGCAGAGTATCTGCAGCCTGCGCCGGATCTTGTCGTGGTTGGCAATGCGATGGTGCGCGGCAATCCCGCGGTCGAGTACATGCTCGATCAGCGCTTGCGCTACATATCCGGTCCGCAATGGCTGGGCGAGCGGCTGCTGGCCGATCGCGAAGTGCTGGCCGTGGCCGGCACGCATGGCAAGACCACGACGACCAGTTTGCTGGCGCATCTGCTCGATAGCGCGAGACTTGATCCGGGCTTTCTCATCGGCGGCGTGCCGGGCAATTTCGGTATCTCTGCGCGCCTGGGGCAGGGACGGCATTTCGTGATCGAGGCCGATGAGTACGACAGCGCGTTCTTCGATAAACGCTCGAAGTTCGTGCATTACCGACCGCGCATCGCGATCCTCAACAATCTGGAATACGACCACGCGGATATCTTCCCCGACGTGGCTGCCATCCAGCGCCAGTTCCATCATCTGGTGCGTACTGTGCCCGGCAATGGCCGGTTGATCGTCAATGCACACGATGCCTATCTCGCCGAAGTGCTCGCGATGGGATGCTGGACGCCGGTGGAAACCTTCGGTATCGGCAAAGGTGATTGGCAAGCGACGTTAATCGTCGCGGATGGCTCGCATTTCAGTGTGCGGCACAACGGTGAATCGATCGGCGAAGTGCGTTGGTCTCTGCTCGGCGATCACAACGTGATGAATGCGCTTGCCGCGCTGGCGGCTGCAACCGCCGCGGGTGCTGATCCGCGTACACTGCTGCCAGCCTTCGCGAGCTTCGAAAGCGTCAAGCGTCGCATGGAACTGGTGGGTGACATCGGTGGTGTGCGCGTCTATGACGACTTCGCACATCATCCCACCGCGATCGCGACGACCTTGGCCGGTTTGCGCGCCAAGGTCGGCAAGGCGCGCATTCTGGTCGCGTTGGAGCCGCGCTCCAATTCCATGCGGCTTGGGGCGCACGCTGCGGGACTGGCGCCTTCATTGAACGACGCAGATGCCGTGGTGTTTTTGCATCGTCCGGAGTTGCCATGGGATGCCAAGCGCGTCACTGATGCGTTGGATGGCCGCGCCGGCACGGCACCCACCGTCGATGCGCTGTTGGCCGCACTTAAGGCGCAGACGCGCCCGGGTGACCATGTGGTGTTCATGTCCAACGGCGGCTTCGAGAATGCACCGCGCCGCTTCGTTGCTGCGCTGGACGACACAGCGCGCTAA
- a CDS encoding ABC transporter ATP-binding protein → MSVSNLAAAPTGTMPISETTASTVLQVRGLEKSFKQRQVLKALDWSVPGGRVIGLLGRNGAGKTTLLRCLLGLSPIDGGTIELFGQPMIEPGGERMHRIGFVPQTFDLFPWMKVRAYLDFTAAFYERWDNALVDRLLSSWELDAKQKIGELSQGQRQKLAIVRAIAPDPDLLVLDEPVASLDPQARRAFMSELLTLMRVPGKTVIFSTHITADLERAEADIALLRDGCIQFTRPLAELRERMKRVVFHRVSGWPYPPVVAGALKTHVQGDQAVLLVEDPVMESLHALAARENAGLRIETPTLEDLFVELA, encoded by the coding sequence ATGTCTGTTTCCAATCTGGCCGCTGCGCCAACCGGCACGATGCCTATTTCCGAAACCACCGCATCCACCGTGCTACAGGTTCGCGGGCTCGAAAAATCCTTCAAGCAGCGACAGGTGCTCAAGGCGCTGGACTGGTCCGTGCCCGGCGGACGTGTGATCGGCCTGCTCGGCCGCAACGGCGCCGGCAAAACCACCCTGCTGCGTTGCCTGTTGGGACTCTCGCCGATCGACGGTGGAACGATCGAACTGTTCGGACAGCCGATGATCGAGCCCGGCGGCGAGCGCATGCATCGCATTGGCTTCGTGCCACAGACCTTCGACCTGTTTCCGTGGATGAAGGTACGCGCCTATCTCGATTTTACCGCAGCATTTTACGAGCGTTGGGATAACGCGTTAGTCGATCGCCTGTTGTCCAGCTGGGAACTGGATGCAAAGCAGAAGATCGGCGAGCTCTCGCAAGGCCAGCGCCAGAAACTGGCGATCGTCCGCGCCATCGCGCCCGATCCCGACCTGTTGGTGCTGGACGAACCTGTCGCCAGTCTCGACCCGCAAGCACGCCGCGCGTTCATGAGCGAGTTGCTGACGCTGATGCGCGTACCCGGCAAGACGGTGATTTTCTCCACTCACATCACCGCCGATCTGGAACGCGCCGAGGCGGATATCGCCTTGCTGCGCGATGGATGTATCCAGTTCACGCGTCCGCTGGCGGAACTTCGCGAACGCATGAAACGCGTCGTGTTCCATCGCGTCAGTGGCTGGCCCTACCCACCGGTCGTCGCCGGCGCACTGAAAACCCATGTGCAGGGAGATCAGGCTGTCTTGCTGGTGGAAGATCCTGTGATGGAAAGCCTGCATGCCTTGGCTGCACGCGAAAACGCTGGCCTGCGCATCGAAACGCCCACGCTGGAAGATTTGTTCGTGGAGTTGGCATGA
- a CDS encoding LON peptidase substrate-binding domain-containing protein — protein MAARIPVSEVPLFPLNTVLYPGGQLQLRIFEPRYLDLVRECTRTGSAFGVCLILEGAEAGAPALPAAVGTLARIIDFHNREDGLLGIATEGGERFRVLRTRVRSDGLLRGEVQVWPDEVTQQVPVEFALLQTILERLVETMGPHWRHAPRDLYDDAGWLGFRLAELLPLAGDEQQQLLEMTDPIHRLATLRDILPRFQKA, from the coding sequence ATGGCTGCCCGGATCCCTGTTAGCGAAGTGCCCTTGTTCCCGCTCAATACGGTGCTTTATCCGGGCGGGCAACTGCAATTGCGCATTTTTGAACCGCGCTACCTGGATCTGGTCCGCGAATGCACGCGCACGGGTTCAGCTTTTGGGGTCTGCCTGATTCTGGAGGGCGCCGAGGCGGGTGCACCGGCGCTTCCCGCCGCGGTTGGGACCCTGGCGCGCATCATCGACTTCCATAACCGGGAAGATGGCCTGCTGGGTATCGCGACCGAGGGGGGCGAACGCTTCCGCGTATTGCGTACTCGTGTGCGTTCGGATGGTTTGCTGCGCGGCGAAGTGCAGGTGTGGCCCGACGAAGTAACACAGCAGGTGCCGGTAGAGTTCGCGCTGTTACAGACGATTCTGGAGCGCCTGGTCGAAACCATGGGCCCGCACTGGCGGCATGCGCCGCGCGACCTGTATGACGATGCCGGCTGGCTCGGCTTCCGTCTCGCCGAGCTGTTGCCGCTTGCGGGTGATGAACAGCAGCAGTTGCTGGAAATGACCGACCCGATACATCGGCTTGCAACATTGCGAGACATCCTGCCGCGTTTTCAGAAAGCCTAG